A genomic stretch from Malus domestica chromosome 15, GDT2T_hap1 includes:
- the LOC103401992 gene encoding uncharacterized protein isoform X1, translating to MPFPVSDFSAYVMNAETFPLPLIGLGILNATGRRSFCRMLSWWLWSGKQKEPRIPKGSSLNSSPDSGMRETDALKFPSVKGSNMASSSSRRVKRRWHSREERKIDREYDVVLVPSEGGCVSGSESVDSDWSVGWLEPLGPGFQSDDDADDSFAVLVPCYGHVIHDMVKDSNNNILSTVGNIPDGYSDESTKYMEEWLSSLRNS from the exons ATGCCATTTCCTGTTTCAGATTTTTCTGCATATGTTATGAAT GCTGAAACGTTTCCACTTCCACTTATTGGGCTGGGTATACTTAACGCAACTGGAAGGAGATCTTTCTGTAGAATGCTTTCATGGTGGTTGTGGAGTGGAAAGCAAAAAGAGCCTAGAATCCCAAAGGGGTCCTCTTTAAATTCTTCCCCTGACTCGGGCATGCGGGAAACTGATGCGTTAAAGTTTCCTTCGGTGAAGGGGTCAAATATGGCCTCATCATCGTCGAGAAGGGTGAAACGCAGATGGCATAGTCGGGAAGAACGGAAAATTGATAGGGAATATGATGTCGTTCTTGTGCCATCTGAGGGTGGATGTGTTTCTGGTTCTGAGTCCGTGGACTCGGATTGGTCAGTTGGATGGTTGGAGCCTCTTGGACCTGGGTTCCAGAGTGATGACGATGCAGACGATAGTTTTGCCGTGCTGGTTCCATGCTATGGGCATGTTATTCATGATATGGTGAAGGATTCCAATAACAATATCTTGAGCACAGTTGGGAACATCCCAGATGGTTATTCAGATG AGAGCACAAAATATATGGAGGAGTGGCTCTCTTCTCTGAGGAACAGCTGA
- the LOC139191976 gene encoding uncharacterized protein: MERLFGEQWKALGIYDAILLSSMEIVPDKELLQAALCFWCSATNTMVLPLGPIGPTILDITAILGTSATGIPVDATLSGHPSNIDLKTLFDRRASETLNRDGHIPSKEDIQKLHKNFCNYNTLYLHFADRGEEDLREGEHEAFLFYWYNKYICCTKSNKCLVENMPVAEALASGHVLALSSNILAQLFRCLAEATLHKVDPHQNGPLWVFQLWLQVYFASIRPAIAEFSPTEALGPQLASRPTPPHQAEEVFRYLFALDDFSNDEFLICRRRDYPSSIRLPTSPWSAEEDADLRQTWGSFVLARDLPFGCDGKRSGWEVYHPNFLARQLGYLQGCPIPLLSSRTVLSRGREPRSSEKECRTAVREFQERCQKFRLRPATPETHCTDTFGEWWEKYTQEFFGAPVGEVLSRLFGDRPKKASAPHPQGSRPLRKTEAVAAATAGKKSVVAQKDKPAGRAVLIKRPR, from the exons atggaacgacttttcggcgagcaatggaaggcccttggcatctacgacgccatcctcctttCGTCTATGGAAATTGTCCcagacaaggagcttctccaagccgctctgtgcttctggtgctcggccaccaacacaatggtccttcctctgggtcccattggtcccaccATCCTGGATATCACTGCCATTCTGGGGACTTCGGCGACCGGGATCCCTGTCGACGCGACCCTCTCTGGGCATCCGTCGAATATCGACCTGAAAACGCTCTTCGACCGTCGGGCCTCCGAGACCTTGAACCGTGACGGTCATATCCCGTCGAAGGAAGATattcagaagctccacaagaacttctgtaattacaacaccctctatctccacTTCGCCGACCGAGGagaagaggacctgcgagagggagagcatgaagccttcctcttctactggtacaacaaatacatttgttgtaccaagtcaaacaagtgtttggtcgagaacatgccggtagccgaagccctggctagtggtcacgtcTTGGCACTGAGTTCCAACATTCTTGCCCAACTTTTTCGCTGCCTGGCCGAGGCGACCCTCCACAAGGTCGACCCACACCAGAATGGtcctctctgggtcttccaactctggttgcAGGTATACTTTGCCTCCATTCGGCCGGCCATAGCTGAATTCTCACCAACAGAGGCGCTTGGGCCTCAACTGGCCTCTCGACCGACACCTCCCcatcaagccgaagaggtatttcggtacctcttcgctcttgacgacttctccaacgacgagttcctaatatgtcgtcgtcgagactaCCCTTCCTCCATCAGGCTGCCTACCTCCCCATGGAGCGCAGAGGAAGACGCCGATCTTCGTCAGacctgggggtcgtttgtgcttgCCCGCGACCTCCCTTTCGGCTGTGATGGGAAACGGTCAGGTTGGGAAGTATATcatccgaacttccttgcccgacagctcggctaccttcagggctgccctatcccccttctctcctcccgaaCGGTCCTAAGCCGTGGACGCGAACCTCGTTCCTCTGAGAAGGAGTGTAGAACCGCCGTGAGGGAGTTCCAAGAGCGCTGCCAAAAATTTCGCCTTCGACCAGCCACCCCGGAAACCCATTGCACCGACACCTTTGGTGAGTGGTGGGAGAAATACACCCAGGAATTCTTTGGTGCGCCGGTCGGAGAGGTGCTTAGCAGACTCTTCGGTGACCGGCCTAAGAAGGCCTCGGCCCCTCATCCTCAAG GTAGTCGACCTTTGAGAAAGACGGAGGCAGTTGCCGCTGCCACGGCcgggaaaaaatcggtcgtggccCAAAAGGACAAACCCGCTGGTAGGGCCGTGCTGATCAAACGACCTCGCTAA
- the LOC103401992 gene encoding uncharacterized protein isoform X2 → MLSWWLWSGKQKEPRIPKGSSLNSSPDSGMRETDALKFPSVKGSNMASSSSRRVKRRWHSREERKIDREYDVVLVPSEGGCVSGSESVDSDWSVGWLEPLGPGFQSDDDADDSFAVLVPCYGHVIHDMVKDSNNNILSTVGNIPDGYSDESTKYMEEWLSSLRNS, encoded by the exons ATGCTTTCATGGTGGTTGTGGAGTGGAAAGCAAAAAGAGCCTAGAATCCCAAAGGGGTCCTCTTTAAATTCTTCCCCTGACTCGGGCATGCGGGAAACTGATGCGTTAAAGTTTCCTTCGGTGAAGGGGTCAAATATGGCCTCATCATCGTCGAGAAGGGTGAAACGCAGATGGCATAGTCGGGAAGAACGGAAAATTGATAGGGAATATGATGTCGTTCTTGTGCCATCTGAGGGTGGATGTGTTTCTGGTTCTGAGTCCGTGGACTCGGATTGGTCAGTTGGATGGTTGGAGCCTCTTGGACCTGGGTTCCAGAGTGATGACGATGCAGACGATAGTTTTGCCGTGCTGGTTCCATGCTATGGGCATGTTATTCATGATATGGTGAAGGATTCCAATAACAATATCTTGAGCACAGTTGGGAACATCCCAGATGGTTATTCAGATG AGAGCACAAAATATATGGAGGAGTGGCTCTCTTCTCTGAGGAACAGCTGA